In one Bradyrhizobium sp. 4 genomic region, the following are encoded:
- a CDS encoding LysR family transcriptional regulator: MDKLDAIRMFVRVVESGSFSQAARDLNVSQPTVSKQLAALEARLGTQLLARNSRALAVTPAGQDYYEATVRILQDIDSLEERVLEGQSAPSGLVRVTLSPAFGRMFVIPRLSDFRNRFPDVAIEMEVSGRHVDLIEEGIDVAIRIGRLSDSALVARRIGDMRMITVASASYLAQHGAPQTLGELRNHQRISYVYQGDIIGWGFHVDGGQVTVDGGGAFRTNDAEHVRGAVLAGLGIAHHASWLFTDVLASGEVVRILDQHAPPPFPINAVTAAGRRMPSRVRHFIDFLAAICAEEPELRVGEG, from the coding sequence ATGGATAAGCTGGACGCGATACGGATGTTCGTGCGCGTCGTCGAAAGCGGAAGCTTTTCGCAGGCGGCGCGTGACCTCAACGTCAGCCAGCCGACCGTCAGCAAGCAGCTCGCTGCGCTCGAAGCGCGGCTCGGGACGCAACTCCTCGCGAGAAATTCCCGTGCCCTTGCCGTGACGCCGGCAGGACAGGACTATTACGAGGCCACCGTCCGTATCCTTCAGGATATCGACTCGCTCGAAGAGAGAGTCCTTGAGGGGCAGTCCGCCCCTTCAGGGCTGGTCCGCGTGACCCTCTCGCCAGCCTTCGGGAGGATGTTCGTTATTCCCCGGCTATCGGATTTCAGGAACCGTTTCCCCGACGTCGCGATTGAGATGGAAGTCTCCGGGCGACACGTTGACCTCATCGAGGAAGGGATAGACGTCGCGATCCGTATCGGTCGGCTTTCGGATTCAGCACTCGTCGCCCGGCGCATCGGCGACATGCGGATGATAACCGTGGCCTCTGCCAGCTATCTTGCCCAACACGGCGCGCCGCAAACGCTAGGCGAACTGCGCAACCACCAGCGCATCAGCTATGTCTACCAGGGCGATATCATTGGGTGGGGTTTCCACGTAGACGGCGGGCAGGTCACGGTCGATGGTGGGGGAGCGTTCCGCACGAATGACGCCGAGCATGTCCGCGGCGCGGTTCTCGCGGGCCTCGGCATTGCCCATCACGCGAGTTGGTTGTTCACGGATGTGCTGGCGTCGGGCGAGGTCGTACGCATTCTGGACCAGCATGCGCCGCCGCCCTTCCCGATCAACGCAGTGACCGCTGCCGGCCGGCGCATGCCGTCCCGGGTGCGGCATTTCATCGATTTCCTCGCCGCGATTTGCGC
- a CDS encoding glutathione S-transferase family protein gives MAIKIYGDAGSGSLRRVTTAAKIMGIELDRVNVDLFKGESQTDAFKSRLNPNGLTPVLEDGDTIVWEASAINLYLASKVNSPLVGTTPEEQFQVLQWMFWSGEQWRTFTTTLFDERVAKTIMGLPKDESLIAFAERKIRAAAKVLDQHLQGRKFMVGDALTFADIDIAAPFSQVDRAKFPFKDYPNLIAWHDNLLRSFPAWAETKAEIDNRMGSFLTSVGVKL, from the coding sequence ATGGCAATCAAGATCTATGGTGATGCGGGCTCGGGCAGCTTGCGTCGCGTGACCACGGCTGCGAAGATCATGGGCATTGAACTCGATCGCGTGAACGTCGACCTTTTCAAAGGCGAGAGCCAAACCGACGCGTTCAAATCACGTCTCAATCCCAACGGTCTCACTCCGGTTCTGGAGGATGGGGACACCATTGTCTGGGAAGCGTCAGCGATCAATCTGTATCTCGCCAGCAAGGTGAACTCGCCGCTGGTCGGAACCACGCCGGAGGAGCAATTCCAGGTGCTTCAGTGGATGTTCTGGTCCGGCGAACAGTGGCGCACCTTCACGACCACTCTCTTCGACGAGCGCGTCGCCAAGACGATCATGGGCTTGCCGAAGGACGAGTCCCTCATCGCGTTCGCTGAGCGTAAGATCCGCGCCGCAGCGAAGGTCCTCGACCAGCATCTTCAAGGCCGCAAGTTCATGGTTGGCGATGCGTTGACCTTTGCTGATATCGATATTGCGGCGCCTTTCTCCCAGGTCGATCGTGCAAAGTTTCCGTTCAAGGACTATCCGAACTTGATCGCCTGGCACGACAATCTTCTTCGGTCGTTCCCGGCGTGGGCGGAGACGAAGGCCGAAATTGACAACCGTATGGGAAGCTTTCTGACGAGCGTCGGTGTGAAGCTATAA
- a CDS encoding NAD(P)-binding domain-containing protein, which translates to MSYAIIGFGKIGQALAHAFARKSIAVTVASRRPPEALAPQARAIGPTVVAKSLREALEADTIILAVPFGEHREVAKALPSWKGKTIIDATNGFGEELDGLLSSAVVAKAFTGAKLVKGFNHLGAATLATDPVVEGGHRVVFLSSDDDDAIAPVAALAKQLGFAPVKLGKLNEGGALVHARGRVWGPLIFQDLFRKEQ; encoded by the coding sequence ATGAGCTACGCAATCATAGGATTCGGCAAGATCGGTCAGGCCCTCGCCCATGCCTTCGCCCGTAAAAGCATCGCCGTAACGGTCGCGAGCCGCCGGCCGCCCGAGGCGTTGGCGCCGCAGGCCCGGGCGATTGGACCCACGGTCGTCGCCAAGTCGCTGCGGGAAGCACTGGAGGCCGACACGATCATCCTGGCGGTCCCGTTCGGGGAGCATCGCGAGGTTGCGAAGGCCCTGCCGAGCTGGAAAGGCAAGACGATCATCGACGCGACGAACGGGTTTGGAGAAGAGCTGGATGGTCTTCTGTCCTCCGCTGTCGTCGCGAAGGCGTTCACCGGCGCCAAGCTCGTGAAAGGTTTCAATCACCTGGGTGCGGCCACTCTGGCCACCGATCCGGTCGTCGAGGGCGGCCACCGCGTCGTCTTTCTCTCGAGCGACGACGACGACGCGATTGCTCCCGTGGCGGCGCTGGCCAAACAACTCGGGTTCGCACCCGTCAAGCTGGGAAAGCTCAACGAGGGTGGCGCGCTGGTGCACGCACGCGGCCGGGTTTGGGGCCCGCTCATCTTCCAGGATTTGTTCAGGAAGGAGCAGTAA
- a CDS encoding SDR family oxidoreductase, with protein MGKLDGKVAVITGGSSGMALASARRFVEEGAYVFVTGRRQEALDDAVKLIGRNVTGVRGDAANLDDLDRLFETVKRDKGRIDVLYASAGMGEAVPLGEITEQHFDATFGLNTRGTLFTVQKALPLFRDGGSIFMTGSVASVKGFPGYGVYAASKAALRSFARTWLNELKGRNIRVNVLSPGPIATPMQDQVLTEEAKRMFESLIPRGTMGRPEEIAAVALFLASDDSSFVNGVELSVDGGFSAI; from the coding sequence ATGGGAAAGCTTGACGGCAAGGTTGCGGTCATCACGGGCGGATCGAGCGGCATGGCGCTGGCGAGCGCCAGGCGGTTCGTTGAAGAAGGCGCTTATGTTTTCGTCACGGGCCGGAGGCAGGAGGCGCTCGACGACGCCGTCAAGTTGATTGGCCGGAACGTGACGGGCGTGCGCGGCGACGCGGCCAATCTCGACGACCTCGACCGCCTGTTCGAAACGGTCAAGCGGGACAAGGGCAGGATCGACGTCCTGTACGCGAGCGCCGGCATGGGCGAAGCCGTCCCACTGGGCGAGATCACCGAGCAGCATTTCGATGCAACCTTCGGCCTGAATACGCGCGGCACGCTGTTTACTGTGCAGAAGGCGTTGCCGCTGTTTCGCGATGGCGGATCGATCTTCATGACGGGGTCCGTTGCGTCGGTGAAAGGTTTTCCTGGTTACGGCGTGTATGCGGCGAGCAAGGCGGCGCTGCGCTCATTTGCACGCACGTGGCTCAACGAACTGAAGGGCAGGAATATCCGGGTGAACGTGCTGAGCCCGGGGCCGATCGCCACACCGATGCAGGATCAGGTTCTCACCGAGGAAGCGAAGCGGATGTTCGAATCCCTGATCCCCAGGGGAACGATGGGTCGTCCTGAGGAAATCGCGGCGGTCGCGCTGTTTCTTGCTTCAGACGATTCGAGCTTCGTGAATGGGGTGGAGTTGTCGGTCGACGGCGGCTTCTCGGCCATCTGA